In Lacibacter sp. H375, one DNA window encodes the following:
- a CDS encoding DUF7619 domain-containing protein, with protein sequence MIPLKKQPFLLFFFCISFFVVQAQQHPFFGRTGKQVKRATQSKPFFNARVTGTDSMGFGGEPGVVWDRLVGEVFPESTYDYVYNVIRLADGSFAISGSINTESVSNLDGFIIKANADGRVLWKVRLGVRSEDFYPSICATPDGGLVATGPFSIDSSDKTPVIKLSSSGQLEWQTLIHDSVISDWGIDIILGGDGGYIINGTRNINIVDTCNPSLGNKDSLFNVVVKLGSSGQFLWNKNYFIGINYATINNSTSIIRVQDGFVSMNSFGEVKGNCAVDVIPSDLVLLKIDNAGNLKWRKRFGGGKDDYGYSVKQLPNINLLVLGSTNSADGDLIGVNNDTTQRVAWKLIINDTGQIIDNKVYKLSDGGDDLFYRGLIKSDSTLMLLGNTEIADSVNIYGYVSHILKIDKKGAEEWRAIYPDKAIIAIDTINEKEFVFGAIDNTIEIGSFGKLGQISNITGSVYYDLNKNNKKDTNEPYANKFLVTSEKTNYSRSSVATNGWFRNDVDTGNYTTTVRLNNDYYVSVPAVKQTIFTTLFQNDTVHFALQPVAGKRDLGISLIPVTPARPGFNAKYKLTFRNSGTDTIPNGGVILIKDARVTLVSSIPAVGLVTGDSLLWSFGAFKPFDEYTINIELKLAVPPTVNNGDTLRYAAAIVPATGIGTDLTPLDDTARLAQVVVGSYDPNDKQENVAGKIPLAKVAIGEDIQYLIRFQNTGTDTAFTVRITDTLDTKLNWNSLQMIGASHSYKMTVVDGNKISWTFPNISLPDSNVNELLSQGYIAFRIKAKNNLTSGEYFQNKASIYFDYNLPVETNRTTTVVSTAIITSVRNLSNDEMKLVTLPNPSNGNFYVKLSGKLTGKFEYTVVDLYGRIYQTQTLERISNQDTQLIPLYLNRLGAGVYYVVLKQKGKVWQQKIVLQ encoded by the coding sequence ATGATACCCCTGAAAAAGCAACCATTTCTTCTTTTCTTTTTTTGTATTTCTTTCTTTGTCGTTCAGGCGCAACAACACCCGTTCTTTGGCAGAACGGGTAAGCAGGTTAAAAGAGCCACTCAAAGCAAACCTTTTTTTAATGCAAGAGTTACCGGTACTGATAGTATGGGATTTGGAGGTGAGCCGGGAGTGGTGTGGGATCGATTGGTTGGCGAAGTGTTTCCTGAATCAACGTATGATTATGTTTATAATGTTATAAGACTTGCAGATGGTTCGTTTGCCATCAGCGGTTCCATCAACACCGAATCTGTCTCCAATCTGGATGGATTCATTATAAAAGCAAATGCAGATGGGCGGGTCTTATGGAAAGTAAGACTAGGTGTGCGTAGCGAAGACTTTTATCCATCTATTTGTGCAACCCCTGATGGCGGCCTTGTTGCCACGGGGCCCTTTTCGATTGATTCTTCTGATAAAACACCAGTTATAAAACTAAGTTCTAGTGGACAGTTAGAGTGGCAAACTCTTATACATGACTCAGTAATTTCAGATTGGGGTATTGATATCATACTCGGTGGGGATGGAGGGTATATAATAAACGGCACAAGAAATATTAATATAGTTGATACTTGCAATCCATCTTTAGGAAATAAAGACTCCTTATTTAATGTTGTTGTTAAGCTAGGTAGTTCAGGTCAATTTTTATGGAATAAAAACTATTTTATTGGAATTAATTACGCCACAATTAATAATAGCACAAGTATAATAAGAGTGCAAGACGGATTCGTAAGCATGAATAGTTTTGGAGAGGTTAAAGGCAACTGCGCCGTTGATGTTATTCCTAGTGATTTAGTATTATTGAAAATTGACAATGCAGGTAATCTAAAATGGAGGAAAAGATTCGGAGGAGGTAAAGATGATTATGGATATTCTGTTAAACAGTTGCCAAACATAAATCTCTTGGTATTAGGTTCGACTAATTCTGCAGATGGAGATTTAATTGGAGTTAATAATGATACAACTCAAAGAGTAGCGTGGAAACTTATTATAAATGACACGGGTCAAATCATTGATAACAAAGTTTATAAGTTGAGTGATGGTGGAGATGACCTTTTCTATCGTGGGTTAATAAAAAGCGATTCCACTCTTATGCTTTTGGGGAATACGGAAATTGCTGATTCAGTTAACATTTATGGTTATGTCAGTCATATTCTCAAAATTGATAAGAAAGGGGCTGAAGAATGGAGAGCAATCTATCCTGATAAAGCTATTATCGCAATTGATACGATCAATGAAAAGGAGTTTGTGTTTGGAGCTATTGACAACACAATTGAGATTGGTTCCTTTGGCAAACTCGGTCAAATCAGCAATATCACAGGCTCTGTTTATTACGATCTCAACAAAAACAACAAAAAAGATACTAATGAACCTTATGCCAACAAGTTTCTTGTTACATCAGAAAAGACAAATTACAGTCGGAGCAGTGTGGCTACCAATGGATGGTTCAGGAATGATGTTGATACCGGCAACTATACAACAACAGTAAGGCTTAACAATGATTATTATGTGTCAGTGCCGGCAGTGAAGCAAACAATTTTCACAACTTTATTCCAGAACGATACCGTTCATTTTGCATTGCAGCCCGTTGCAGGCAAACGTGATTTAGGCATCAGTTTAATACCTGTTACACCTGCACGGCCCGGCTTTAACGCAAAGTATAAGCTTACGTTTCGGAACAGTGGAACTGATACAATTCCCAACGGAGGCGTCATATTAATAAAGGATGCGAGAGTAACGTTGGTTTCTTCAATTCCTGCAGTGGGTTTAGTTACTGGTGATAGCTTGCTTTGGTCGTTTGGTGCTTTCAAACCATTTGATGAATACACGATTAATATTGAATTGAAGTTAGCCGTACCTCCAACAGTAAACAACGGTGATACATTACGTTATGCTGCCGCTATAGTTCCTGCAACAGGAATTGGTACCGATCTTACACCTTTGGATGATACTGCAAGGCTTGCCCAGGTTGTGGTTGGTTCTTACGATCCGAATGATAAACAGGAAAATGTAGCAGGGAAAATTCCGTTAGCAAAAGTTGCAATAGGCGAAGATATTCAGTACCTCATCCGTTTTCAGAATACAGGAACAGATACCGCTTTCACCGTTCGTATTACAGACACACTTGATACAAAACTAAACTGGAACAGTTTGCAAATGATAGGTGCCAGTCATTCCTACAAAATGACCGTTGTTGATGGGAATAAGATCAGCTGGACTTTTCCCAATATAAGCCTTCCTGACAGCAATGTGAACGAACTTTTGAGTCAAGGTTATATTGCGTTCCGCATAAAAGCAAAAAACAATCTTACTTCTGGCGAATATTTTCAAAACAAAGCTTCAATTTATTTCGATTATAATTTGCCGGTTGAAACAAATAGAACTACAACCGTTGTATCAACAGCTATCATAACGAGTGTTCGTAATTTGTCAAATGATGAAATGAAACTTGTCACTTTGCCTAATCCTTCAAACGGCAATTTTTATGTAAAATTGAGTGGAAAACTTACAGGTAAGTTTGAGTATACCGTAGTTGATTTGTATGGAAGGATTTATCAAACACAAACTCTTGAAAGAATAAGTAATCAGGATACCCAGCTAATTCCCCTTTATCTGAATCGCCTAGGCGCCGGAGTTTATTACGTTGTGCTAAAACAAAAGGGCAAAGTTTGGCAGCAGAAGATCGTTTTGCAATAA